A genomic segment from Bryobacteraceae bacterium encodes:
- the dnaE gene encoding DNA polymerase III subunit alpha, producing the protein MADKPFVHLHCHTDYSLLDGACDISRLMKLAAEQDMPAVAMTDHGNLFGAVEFYSTAKANGIHPVIGCEVYVSQQDASVKNDSNRYNHLVLLCENQEGYRNLTNLVSTGFLDGFYYKPRIDKDLLARHSKGIVALSACLRGDINENILSERYDEAKRIAYEYRDIFGKENFFLELQDHGLDQDRIVLPALYRMSGETGIPLVATNDSHYLRKDDALAQEVLVCINTGKTLSDENRMKFSSPAFYLKTRAEMMQLFGEVEDALDRTWQIAERCKVKLEPVKEPFPKFEVPQGQTIDSYFSYVTQQGFEKRRGRLEAQAAKGRLKHDLAEYVERLDREIRMIQQMKFSGYFLIVWDFIRYAKSVGIPVGPGRGSAAGSLVAYAMGITDVDPLEYDLLFERFLNPERVSMPDIDIDFCTNRRGEVIQYVNEKYGREYVAQIITFGTLGARAAIKDVGRVLDMTFGEVEKLTKLVPAQPLNIKLKEAFELEPTFGQMRKQEEKIDRVLNLAERLEGLCRNAGMHAAGVVISSEPLKELVPLYKTNRDEIVTQFDMGGLEKLGLLKMDFLGLTTLTIVTGAIELIAKHRGDNIAIEEIPLDDAKTYEIFSKGFTSGVFQFESPGMKDILRRYVPDRLTDLIALNALYRPGPMKMIDDYIDRKHGRKQVTYELPQLKTVLEETFGVIVYQEQVMQISNIVAGYSLGEADILRRAMGKKKQEEMDAQRVRFLNGAREKGIPDKKAEKIFDLMAEFAKYGFNKSHSAAYAYLAYITAYLKAHYPVEFMSALLTSETGNTGKVVKYINECRDMGIKVLPPDINASELNFTPSAESIRFGLGAIKNVGASAVQAILEGRKDRGAFGTLFEFCENVDAGAVNRRMIESFVKAGAMDGLQGHRAQMFAILDGAIEAGQRAWRDRSSGQVGLFGELMAEGGAPEKPLPKVPDWTQKEKLNGEKETIGFYVTGHPLDEFREKVADLASHDTSALEGLERGAQLALCGVITGLQRRRNKEGKLWASFQLEDWLGQAECMAFATAYEQIQQDLVEDRVVLIRGMALPEENGPARISVKEVTPLDIARVHLPSLISIRVYLNGKGVERADALNELFARKPGEAEVRLRLEKPRDFSVVLDVPRRVRPDKEFVAAVEQICGPQALEVLAS; encoded by the coding sequence ATGGCCGACAAGCCCTTCGTCCACCTGCACTGTCACACCGATTATTCCCTGCTGGATGGCGCCTGCGACATCTCGCGGCTGATGAAGCTGGCGGCGGAGCAGGACATGCCGGCGGTGGCGATGACCGACCACGGGAATCTTTTCGGCGCCGTGGAGTTCTATTCGACGGCGAAGGCGAACGGGATCCACCCGGTGATCGGCTGCGAAGTCTATGTCTCGCAGCAGGACGCCTCGGTGAAGAACGATTCCAATCGCTACAACCACCTCGTGCTGCTGTGCGAGAACCAGGAAGGCTACCGCAACCTCACGAACCTGGTTTCCACCGGCTTCCTCGACGGTTTCTACTACAAGCCGCGGATCGACAAAGACCTGTTGGCGAGGCACTCGAAAGGGATCGTGGCGCTTTCGGCGTGCCTGCGCGGCGACATCAACGAGAACATCCTTTCCGAGCGTTACGACGAGGCCAAGCGGATCGCCTACGAGTATCGCGACATTTTTGGGAAGGAGAACTTCTTCCTCGAACTACAGGATCACGGGCTGGACCAGGACCGGATCGTGCTGCCGGCGTTGTACCGGATGTCCGGTGAGACGGGCATCCCGCTGGTGGCGACGAACGATTCCCACTACCTGCGCAAGGACGATGCGTTGGCGCAGGAAGTGCTGGTGTGCATCAATACCGGCAAGACGCTTTCCGATGAAAACCGGATGAAGTTCTCATCGCCGGCGTTTTATCTGAAGACGCGGGCGGAGATGATGCAGTTGTTCGGCGAGGTGGAGGACGCGCTCGACCGGACGTGGCAGATCGCCGAGCGGTGCAAGGTGAAGCTCGAGCCGGTGAAGGAGCCGTTTCCGAAGTTCGAGGTTCCGCAAGGGCAGACGATCGATTCGTACTTCTCCTACGTGACGCAGCAGGGGTTTGAGAAGCGGCGCGGGCGGCTGGAGGCGCAGGCGGCGAAGGGTCGGCTGAAGCACGATCTCGCGGAGTACGTGGAGCGGCTGGATCGGGAAATCCGAATGATCCAGCAGATGAAGTTCTCCGGGTACTTCCTGATTGTTTGGGACTTCATCCGGTATGCGAAGTCGGTGGGGATTCCGGTGGGTCCGGGGCGCGGATCGGCGGCGGGCTCGCTGGTCGCGTACGCGATGGGGATCACCGATGTGGACCCGCTCGAGTACGACCTGCTGTTCGAGCGGTTTCTGAATCCCGAGCGCGTGTCGATGCCGGATATCGATATCGACTTCTGCACGAATCGCCGGGGCGAGGTGATTCAGTACGTCAACGAGAAGTACGGGCGGGAGTACGTGGCGCAGATCATCACGTTCGGGACGCTGGGGGCCCGGGCCGCGATCAAGGACGTGGGCCGCGTGCTCGACATGACGTTCGGGGAGGTGGAGAAGCTCACCAAGCTGGTGCCGGCGCAGCCGTTGAACATCAAGCTGAAGGAGGCGTTCGAACTCGAGCCCACCTTCGGGCAGATGCGGAAGCAGGAAGAGAAGATCGACCGCGTGCTCAATCTGGCCGAGCGGCTGGAAGGGCTCTGCCGGAACGCGGGGATGCACGCGGCGGGCGTGGTGATCTCGTCGGAGCCGCTGAAAGAGCTGGTTCCGCTCTATAAAACAAACCGCGACGAAATTGTTACCCAGTTCGACATGGGCGGGCTCGAGAAACTCGGGCTGCTCAAGATGGACTTCCTCGGGCTGACGACGCTGACGATCGTCACCGGCGCGATCGAACTGATCGCGAAGCATCGCGGCGACAACATCGCGATCGAGGAAATCCCGCTTGACGACGCGAAGACCTACGAGATCTTTTCGAAGGGCTTCACGTCTGGCGTATTCCAGTTTGAATCGCCAGGAATGAAGGACATTCTGCGGCGGTACGTGCCGGACCGGTTGACGGACCTGATCGCGCTCAACGCGCTGTACCGGCCGGGTCCGATGAAGATGATCGACGACTACATCGATCGGAAGCACGGCCGGAAGCAGGTGACCTACGAGTTGCCGCAGTTGAAGACGGTGCTCGAGGAGACGTTCGGCGTCATCGTTTATCAGGAACAGGTGATGCAGATCTCGAACATCGTGGCCGGGTACTCGCTGGGGGAGGCCGATATCTTGCGGCGCGCGATGGGTAAGAAGAAGCAGGAGGAGATGGACGCGCAGCGGGTGCGGTTCCTGAATGGTGCCCGCGAAAAGGGGATTCCGGACAAGAAGGCCGAGAAGATATTCGACTTGATGGCCGAGTTCGCCAAGTATGGATTCAACAAGTCGCACTCGGCGGCGTATGCGTACTTGGCGTACATCACGGCGTACCTGAAGGCGCACTATCCGGTGGAGTTCATGAGCGCGCTGCTGACCTCGGAAACGGGCAACACGGGCAAAGTGGTGAAGTACATCAACGAGTGCCGCGATATGGGGATCAAGGTGCTGCCGCCGGATATCAACGCTTCGGAGCTGAACTTCACGCCGTCGGCGGAGTCGATCCGGTTCGGGCTGGGAGCGATCAAGAATGTGGGTGCGTCGGCGGTGCAGGCGATTCTCGAAGGGCGGAAGGATCGCGGGGCGTTTGGGACGTTGTTCGAGTTCTGCGAGAACGTGGATGCGGGCGCGGTGAACCGGCGGATGATCGAGAGCTTCGTCAAAGCCGGGGCGATGGACGGGTTGCAGGGGCACCGCGCGCAGATGTTCGCGATTCTCGACGGAGCGATCGAGGCCGGGCAGCGGGCGTGGCGGGACCGGTCTTCCGGGCAGGTTGGGCTTTTCGGCGAGTTGATGGCCGAGGGGGGGGCGCCGGAGAAGCCGCTGCCGAAGGTGCCGGACTGGACGCAGAAAGAGAAGCTGAACGGCGAGAAGGAGACGATCGGGTTTTACGTGACCGGCCATCCGCTCGATGAGTTTCGGGAAAAGGTGGCCGATTTGGCGTCGCACGACACGTCGGCGCTCGAGGGGTTGGAACGCGGGGCGCAGTTGGCGTTGTGCGGCGTGATTACGGGTTTGCAGCGGCGGCGGAACAAAGAAGGGAAGCTATGGGCTTCGTTCCAGCTCGAGGACTGGCTGGGGCAGGCCGAGTGCATGGCGTTCGCGACGGCGTACGAGCAGATCCAGCAGGATCTGGTGGAAGACCGGGTGGTGTTGATCCGAGGGATGGCGCTGCCGGAGGAGAACGGTCCGGCGCGGATTTCGGTGAAGGAGGTGACGCCGCTCGACATCGCGCGGGTGCATCTGCCGAGCTTGATCTCGATCCGGGTGTACCTGAACGGCAAGGGCGTGGAGCGGGCGGATGCGTTGAACGAGTTGTTCGCGCGGAAGCCGGGCGAGGCGGAGGTGCGACTGCGGCTGGAGAAGCCGCGGGACTTTTCGGTGGTGCTGGACGTTCCTCGGCGGGTTCGGCCGGATAAGGAGTTCGTGGCGGCGGTGGAGCAGATTTGCGGTCCCCAGGCGTTGGAGGTTCTGGCGAGCTAG